One genomic region from Bacillus aquiflavi encodes:
- a CDS encoding hydantoinase B/oxoprolinase family protein yields METKSVSEFRSKLDPVTFEVLKNAFVNLVDQMSEQILRTCYSFVIYNRDFSSALCDANGNTIMQGTQDISVHVGTLHLTAKAVLEDFGDDIHPGDIFIINDPYRGGTHFNDTRLIRPVFCEGKIIAFMQCNGHWADMGGSVPGSFDIQSKDHYGEGMRIPPLRIYSQGVFLKDVANMLVSNMRVPEERLGDLRSQAEATKVGEKQLLVLVKKYGLETVLTAFSEVQDYVERLTRARIRELADGTWETTDFIDMDPVQGDGLIPIKVKMTIHDDEIEYNMSGSHPYIGCFLNAGFGASLSAAYAGTKTFFPDIPLNSGFYRAVKVYLPENSVVNAPWPVAVTGFCSGAYEKILNSCFELWSHIMPERAIACSFNLEYLLIGGWDKRPDRDHYFMWYDWMAGGHGGRSDRDGANVMSPVFGVGLSIQPCEGQERLSPVLTTKHEIIPDSGGPGQFRGGCGLEKGGMITEASNTVMSYCCDRSRSITWGIFGGLPSNPHGAVLNPGTDKEKYLGAIFSNVKIQSGDVFTRPSAGGGGLGDPLKRDPKAVLEDVIDGYVTIERAEKDYGVVIIEKDRDLDLFEIDESKTEIARHFIRENRLQWLNEDPEKVVSMYQEGKIDKFDLIRCYGVLIDFSNGELLPRSTSQFRKMLKTRSAHYWNE; encoded by the coding sequence ATGGAAACGAAAAGCGTATCGGAGTTTCGCAGCAAGCTAGACCCGGTTACTTTTGAAGTGTTGAAAAATGCCTTTGTTAACCTTGTCGATCAAATGTCTGAACAAATTTTGCGGACGTGTTACTCTTTTGTCATTTACAACCGCGACTTTAGCTCGGCACTGTGTGATGCTAATGGAAACACGATTATGCAAGGAACGCAAGACATTTCTGTTCACGTCGGTACATTGCATTTAACGGCAAAAGCGGTACTCGAGGATTTCGGTGATGATATTCATCCAGGAGACATTTTTATTATTAACGATCCTTACAGAGGAGGAACCCATTTTAATGATACTCGTCTCATTCGTCCTGTTTTTTGTGAAGGAAAAATCATTGCCTTTATGCAATGTAATGGACATTGGGCGGATATGGGAGGCTCTGTCCCAGGATCATTTGATATCCAGTCAAAAGACCATTACGGAGAGGGAATGCGGATTCCGCCGCTTCGTATTTATTCGCAAGGCGTCTTTTTAAAAGATGTAGCTAACATGCTCGTTTCTAACATGCGTGTTCCTGAGGAGCGTCTCGGTGACCTTCGTTCCCAAGCTGAGGCAACAAAAGTCGGGGAGAAGCAGCTTCTTGTCCTTGTAAAAAAATACGGTTTAGAAACAGTCCTTACTGCTTTTTCTGAGGTTCAAGATTACGTAGAAAGATTAACCCGTGCTAGAATTCGTGAACTTGCAGATGGGACGTGGGAGACAACTGATTTTATTGATATGGATCCGGTTCAAGGAGATGGATTGATTCCGATTAAAGTGAAAATGACGATTCACGATGATGAAATCGAGTATAATATGAGCGGTAGCCATCCGTATATTGGCTGTTTTTTAAATGCTGGTTTCGGGGCCTCTCTTTCAGCTGCGTATGCTGGGACGAAAACCTTTTTCCCTGATATCCCTCTTAACTCAGGTTTTTATCGAGCCGTGAAAGTTTATTTGCCTGAAAATTCAGTCGTTAATGCCCCATGGCCTGTAGCAGTGACTGGATTTTGTTCAGGTGCTTATGAAAAAATTTTAAATTCATGTTTTGAACTTTGGTCCCATATTATGCCGGAACGAGCAATCGCATGTTCTTTTAATCTCGAGTATCTCCTTATTGGCGGTTGGGATAAGCGCCCTGACAGAGATCATTATTTTATGTGGTATGACTGGATGGCAGGAGGACATGGAGGTCGTTCCGATCGAGACGGAGCAAATGTGATGTCGCCGGTATTTGGCGTTGGACTTAGCATTCAGCCGTGTGAAGGACAAGAGCGCCTTTCTCCTGTTCTGACGACGAAACATGAAATTATTCCTGATTCAGGAGGGCCCGGCCAATTTCGTGGCGGCTGCGGTTTAGAAAAAGGCGGGATGATTACAGAGGCATCTAACACGGTTATGTCTTATTGCTGTGATCGTTCCCGTTCAATCACTTGGGGAATTTTTGGCGGCCTGCCGTCCAATCCCCATGGGGCAGTGCTAAACCCAGGTACGGATAAAGAAAAATACCTTGGCGCCATTTTTTCAAACGTAAAAATCCAATCAGGCGATGTTTTTACACGTCCATCCGCTGGAGGAGGAGGCCTTGGAGATCCGCTAAAACGCGATCCAAAAGCCGTACTTGAAGATGTAATTGACGGTTATGTAACGATTGAAAGAGCAGAAAAAGATTACGGCGTTGTGATTATTGAAAAAGACCGCGATTTAGATTTATTTGAAATCGATGAAAGTAAAACTGAAATTGCCCGCCATTTCATTCGTGAAAATCGGCTCCAATGGTTGAATGAAGATCCAGAAAAAGTAGTTTCGATGTATCAGGAAGGAAAGATTGATAAATTTGATCTTATTCGCTGTTATGGTGTTTTGATCGATTTTTCAAACGGGGAACTACTTCCGCGGTCAACATCACAATTTCGCAAAATGTTAAAAACTCGCTCAGCCCACTATTGGAACGAATAG
- a CDS encoding recombinase family protein — MRKIGYIRVSSTSQNPSRQFQQLNEIGMDLIFEEKVSGTTKDREQLQKMLGNLQEGDIIYVTDLTRITRSTQDLFELIDLIRSKKASLKSLKDTWLDLSEDNPYSQFLITVMAGVNQLERDLIRMRQREGIELAKKEGKFKGRIKKYHKNHAGMNYAVKLYKEGGMTVNQICEITNVSRASLYRKLSEENK, encoded by the coding sequence TTGCGGAAAATTGGTTATATACGTGTCAGTTCGACTAGCCAGAATCCTTCAAGGCAATTTCAACAACTGAACGAAATCGGCATGGATCTTATTTTTGAAGAAAAAGTTTCTGGTACTACAAAAGATCGTGAACAACTTCAAAAAATGTTAGGTAATTTACAAGAAGGTGATATCATTTATGTTACAGACTTAACTCGGATCACTCGAAGTACGCAGGATTTGTTTGAATTGATTGATTTAATACGAAGTAAAAAGGCAAGCTTAAAATCACTCAAGGATACATGGCTAGATTTATCAGAAGATAATCCATACAGTCAATTCTTAATTACGGTAATGGCTGGTGTTAACCAATTAGAGCGAGATCTTATTCGTATGCGTCAACGTGAAGGGATTGAGCTAGCAAAGAAAGAAGGAAAGTTTAAAGGCCGAATAAAGAAATATCATAAAAATCACGCAGGAATGAATTATGCAGTGAAGCTATATAAAGAAGGAGGTATGACTGTAAATCAAATTTGTGAAATTACAAATGTGTCTAGAGCTTCATTATATAGAAAGCTATCGGAAGAGAACAAATAA
- a CDS encoding Tn3 family transposase: MKIARGRELLTPEQRQALMQIPEDEWVLGTYYTFSKRDLEIINKRRREENRLGFAVQLAVLRYPGWPYTHIKNIPGSVIHYISKQIGATPSSLSLYPQRENTLWDHLKEIRSEYDFLTFTLKEYRMTFKHLHQLALENGDAIHLLHECIDFLRKNKIILPAFTTLERMVWEARAMAERKLFNTVSQSLTNEQKEKLEEIITSQHSSESNKTILGWLKEPPGHPSPETFLKVIERLEYIRGMELETVKISHLHRKRLLQLSRLGSRYEPYAFRDFQENKRYSILTVYLLHLTQELTDKAFEIHDRQILSLLSKGRKAQEEIQKQNGKKLNEKVIHFTNIGQALIKAKVEKLDVFEVLESVIEWNSFVSSVEEAQELARPADYDYLDLLQKRFYSLRKYTPTLLRVWEFHSTKANEPLLQAVEIIRGMNESGKRKVPDESPVDFISKRWKKHLYEDDGTINRHYYEMAVLTELREHVRAGDVSIAGSREYRDFEEYLFSEDTWNQTKGDTRLSVSLSFEDYMIERTSSLNERLKWLSANFNKLDGVSLEKGKLSISRLEKDVPEEAKKFSASLYQMLPRIKLTDLLMDVAHITGFHEQFTHASNNRKPDKEETIIIMAALLGMGMNIGLSKMAEATHGLTYKQLANVSQWRMYEDAMNKAQAVLVDFHHKLQLSSYWGDGTTSSSDGMRMQLGVSSLHADANPHYGTGKGATIYRFTSDQFSSYYTKIIHTNSRDAIHVLDGLLHHETDLNIEEHYTDTAGYTDQIFGLTHLLGFKFAPRIRDLSDSKLFTIDKASEYSKLEAILRGQINTKIIKENYEDVLRLAHSIREGTVSASLIMGKLGSYSRKNSLATALREMGRIEKTIFILNYISDESLRRKIQKGLNKGEAMNGLARAIFFGKQGELRERTIQHQMQRASALNIIINAISIWNTLHLTKAVEYQKRTGRFNEELLHHMSPLGWEHINLLGEYHFNLEKMVSLDSLRPLKIS, from the coding sequence ATGAAAATTGCGAGAGGTAGAGAATTGCTTACACCGGAACAGCGACAGGCTCTTATGCAAATTCCTGAAGATGAGTGGGTGCTAGGAACCTACTACACTTTTTCCAAACGAGATTTAGAAATTATAAATAAGAGAAGGAGAGAAGAAAACCGTTTAGGGTTCGCTGTTCAATTAGCTGTTCTTCGGTATCCTGGTTGGCCATACACTCATATCAAAAACATCCCGGGTTCAGTCATACATTATATATCGAAACAAATCGGTGCCACTCCATCTTCGCTTAGTCTTTATCCTCAAAGAGAAAATACACTTTGGGATCATTTGAAAGAAATTCGTAGTGAATACGACTTTCTAACTTTTACTCTAAAAGAATATCGAATGACATTTAAGCACCTTCATCAATTGGCTTTGGAAAATGGTGATGCTATTCATCTATTACATGAATGCATAGATTTTCTAAGAAAAAACAAAATCATATTACCTGCTTTCACTACACTTGAAAGAATGGTGTGGGAGGCAAGGGCAATGGCTGAAAGGAAGCTATTTAATACGGTTAGTCAATCTCTAACAAATGAGCAAAAAGAAAAGCTTGAAGAGATCATTACTTCGCAGCATTCATCCGAATCCAATAAAACTATATTGGGTTGGTTAAAGGAACCACCGGGTCATCCATCACCCGAAACATTTCTAAAAGTAATAGAACGACTAGAATACATACGAGGAATGGAATTAGAAACAGTAAAAATTAGTCATTTGCATCGCAAACGCCTGTTACAGCTATCTCGCTTAGGTTCAAGATATGAGCCTTATGCATTCCGTGACTTTCAAGAAAATAAACGTTACTCGATATTAACCGTCTATTTATTACATCTTACTCAGGAGTTAACGGATAAAGCTTTTGAAATTCATGACAGACAAATACTCAGTCTGTTATCAAAAGGCCGTAAGGCTCAAGAGGAAATTCAGAAACAAAACGGTAAAAAGCTGAATGAGAAAGTTATACACTTTACGAACATCGGACAAGCTTTAATCAAAGCAAAAGTGGAAAAATTAGACGTTTTTGAGGTTTTAGAATCCGTTATTGAATGGAATTCTTTTGTTTCTTCGGTGGAAGAAGCTCAGGAGCTTGCACGTCCTGCTGACTATGATTATTTAGACTTACTACAAAAACGATTTTATTCACTTAGAAAATATACGCCGACGCTATTAAGGGTATGGGAATTTCATTCTACAAAGGCAAATGAACCACTTTTGCAAGCTGTAGAGATTATCCGAGGAATGAATGAATCTGGGAAGCGAAAAGTGCCCGATGAATCACCTGTAGACTTTATCTCAAAACGTTGGAAAAAACACTTATATGAGGATGACGGTACAATTAATCGTCATTATTATGAAATGGCCGTCTTAACAGAACTAAGGGAACATGTTCGGGCTGGTGATGTTTCCATTGCGGGCAGTAGAGAATATAGAGATTTTGAGGAATATTTGTTTTCAGAGGATACATGGAATCAAACGAAGGGAGATACGAGGTTATCAGTTAGTTTATCATTCGAAGACTATATGATAGAGAGAACCAGCAGCCTTAATGAAAGATTAAAGTGGTTATCTGCCAATTTCAACAAGTTAGATGGAGTTTCTCTTGAAAAAGGAAAGCTATCAATTTCACGATTAGAAAAAGATGTTCCAGAAGAAGCAAAGAAATTTAGTGCAAGCCTTTATCAGATGTTGCCAAGAATAAAATTAACCGATCTACTTATGGATGTTGCTCATATAACCGGATTTCATGAGCAATTTACTCATGCTTCTAATAATCGAAAACCAGATAAAGAAGAAACAATCATTATCATGGCTGCCCTTTTAGGAATGGGGATGAATATTGGATTGAGTAAAATGGCTGAAGCCACACACGGACTTACATATAAGCAACTAGCCAATGTGTCTCAATGGCGCATGTATGAAGACGCAATGAATAAAGCCCAAGCAGTATTAGTGGATTTTCATCACAAATTACAATTATCTTCTTATTGGGGAGATGGCACAACATCTTCGTCGGATGGAATGAGAATGCAGTTAGGGGTTTCTTCGCTACATGCAGATGCAAATCCACATTACGGAACTGGAAAAGGAGCCACCATCTATCGATTTACAAGTGATCAATTTTCTTCTTACTACACAAAGATTATTCATACTAATTCACGAGATGCGATTCATGTTTTGGATGGTTTGTTGCATCATGAGACGGATCTCAACATAGAAGAGCATTATACAGACACTGCTGGTTACACAGACCAAATTTTCGGATTGACCCATTTATTAGGATTTAAATTTGCTCCAAGGATAAGAGATCTTTCGGACTCAAAATTATTTACAATAGATAAAGCAAGTGAGTATTCAAAACTAGAAGCCATTTTACGTGGACAAATAAATACAAAGATCATTAAAGAAAATTATGAGGATGTTTTGCGATTAGCTCATTCAATAAGAGAAGGAACAGTCTCAGCATCCCTTATTATGGGTAAACTGGGTTCTTATTCAAGAAAAAACAGCTTAGCTACAGCCTTACGTGAGATGGGCCGAATAGAAAAAACGATCTTTATTTTAAATTACATTTCGGATGAATCATTAAGAAGAAAAATACAAAAAGGATTGAATAAAGGAGAAGCCATGAATGGACTGGCAAGAGCTATTTTCTTTGGAAAACAAGGAGAGCTTAGGGAACGAACCATACAGCATCAAATGCAAAGGGCCAGTGCTTTAAACATAATTATCAATGCCATCAGTATCTGGAATACCCTACATCTAACAAAAGCAGTTGAATATCAAAAACGGACAGGTCGTTTTAATGAAGAATTATTGCACCATATGTCACCACTAGGTTGGGAACATATCAATTTACTAGGAGAATACCATTTTAATTTGGAGAAAATGGTCTCGTTAGATTCTTTAAGACCACTGAAAATTTCTTAA
- a CDS encoding putative RNA methyltransferase: MTKKIKSIEVFREFVEAFRCPHCKGPFQVVDLKSLKCTKNHTFDFAKQGYVNLTTHSSKSLYDKKLFEARQRIIMESNLFALLHKKISKMINDHLDDFPRFPFLILDAGCGEGSHLHKVLDDCRNTAITGVGLDISKAGIVMAAKNYKEPIWLVGDLAKSPLKDQSFHVILNILSPSNYKEFKRILVPNGLVIKVVPRPNYLKELRETLFENTKKVIYKSSDTAELFKKHFKLKAVYNLCYTKKLNQAEQINLVQMSPLSWNSERTDIDSFINRASSEVTVDLDILIGLNVQ, encoded by the coding sequence ATGACTAAAAAAATAAAGAGCATTGAAGTTTTTAGAGAATTTGTAGAAGCATTTAGATGTCCACACTGTAAGGGTCCTTTTCAGGTTGTTGATTTAAAAAGCCTAAAATGTACTAAAAATCATACTTTTGATTTTGCTAAACAAGGATATGTGAACTTGACAACTCATTCCTCTAAAAGTCTTTACGATAAAAAACTATTTGAAGCAAGGCAGAGAATCATTATGGAAAGTAACTTATTCGCATTGCTTCATAAGAAGATCTCGAAGATGATAAATGACCACTTGGATGATTTCCCCCGTTTTCCATTCCTAATTCTTGATGCAGGCTGTGGCGAAGGTTCACATTTACACAAGGTTTTAGATGATTGCAGAAATACAGCAATAACAGGGGTTGGGTTAGATATTTCTAAGGCTGGCATTGTAATGGCCGCCAAAAATTATAAAGAACCCATTTGGCTTGTGGGTGATCTAGCAAAATCACCATTAAAAGATCAATCGTTTCATGTCATTCTTAATATTTTATCGCCATCAAATTACAAAGAATTTAAAAGAATTTTAGTTCCGAATGGTCTTGTTATCAAAGTGGTCCCTCGCCCGAATTATTTAAAGGAACTGCGAGAAACACTTTTCGAAAATACAAAAAAGGTGATTTATAAAAGTAGCGATACAGCAGAGCTTTTTAAAAAACATTTCAAATTAAAAGCTGTTTATAACCTATGTTATACAAAAAAATTGAACCAAGCAGAACAAATTAATTTAGTTCAAATGTCTCCCCTTTCTTGGAATTCGGAAAGAACAGATATTGATTCATTTATTAATCGGGCTTCATCTGAGGTTACAGTCGATTTAGATATATTAATTGGATTAAATGTTCAATGA
- a CDS encoding YecA family protein: MVRNVKVDVRNAINHGGVFYKIVNGSPVIEFQYVKNRKTQILHMPIYEFDELIDKSFAAAGAIILGLATFFNNHKNLFEVNLSEKLFIPFSLLALELSIPDARCRSISDIPNNKQINIDMYIKNTDRGYIHEMAIMVSLMVYDRYSDYDQYMIFFSNERLQSSWIRFTNTEVSQMLSDTENFDRVLKQVIDRGDSVVWSPSTEEMDLNEIKYFRFPNFKNETYSINHVEDASIEGRKRLKAHLYIGDIDTREEIIKNIRESIDWLKHLKNVPSPIFPVKNGKMEADSVYLNVYRKDTRKNKATIPSNKNFVCKVDYNIDGKTTLKHGGIGGKIWNQLSRETIDNLLIAWSSSRYRKITKKKIGRNDACSCGSGKKNKKSCLI; this comes from the coding sequence TTGGTTCGTAATGTCAAAGTAGATGTACGAAATGCAATTAACCACGGGGGTGTATTTTATAAAATTGTTAATGGTAGCCCTGTCATAGAATTTCAATATGTAAAAAATCGAAAGACTCAGATTTTACACATGCCCATATATGAATTTGATGAATTAATAGATAAGTCTTTTGCTGCTGCTGGTGCAATTATCTTAGGATTGGCAACATTTTTTAATAACCATAAAAATTTGTTCGAGGTTAATTTAAGTGAGAAACTATTTATTCCATTTTCCCTTTTAGCACTTGAGCTAAGTATTCCGGATGCTAGATGTCGTAGTATAAGTGATATTCCTAATAACAAACAAATCAACATTGACATGTATATAAAAAATACAGATAGAGGTTATATACATGAGATGGCTATCATGGTTTCATTAATGGTTTACGATAGATATAGTGATTATGATCAATATATGATTTTTTTTAGTAATGAGCGGCTACAATCTAGTTGGATACGATTTACAAATACGGAAGTAAGCCAAATGCTTTCAGATACTGAAAATTTCGATAGGGTATTGAAACAAGTCATAGATAGAGGGGATAGTGTGGTATGGAGTCCATCTACTGAAGAGATGGATTTGAATGAAATTAAATACTTCCGTTTTCCTAATTTTAAAAATGAGACATATTCAATTAATCATGTTGAAGATGCTAGTATTGAGGGCAGAAAAAGATTGAAAGCCCATTTATACATTGGAGATATAGATACTAGAGAAGAAATTATAAAAAATATTAGAGAAAGTATAGATTGGTTAAAACACTTAAAAAATGTGCCATCTCCAATTTTTCCTGTAAAAAATGGAAAAATGGAAGCCGACTCAGTTTATCTAAACGTCTATAGAAAAGATACTAGGAAAAATAAAGCCACAATACCAAGTAATAAAAACTTTGTATGTAAGGTTGATTATAATATTGATGGGAAAACAACGTTAAAACACGGGGGCATCGGTGGTAAGATTTGGAATCAATTAAGTAGAGAAACCATTGATAACCTGCTAATTGCTTGGAGCAGTTCTAGATATCGAAAAATAACAAAGAAGAAAATAGGTAGAAATGATGCATGCTCATGCGGAAGTGGGAAAAAAAATAAAAAAAGTTGCCTAATATAG
- a CDS encoding type IA DNA topoisomerase, with amino-acid sequence MVSVIISEKPSVAKNIADALNIKNRKDGYFEGKDYIVTWAFGHLLQLYDVKDYDEGMAKWRMENFPFIPSHFRYKIKSDPRHKEKEDLGAKKQLKIIYHLINRNDVDSVISACDYDREGQVIGDTIIYNLKTKKQVYRLLLNEWTPDEVLKGLQNLKPNTEMRPLLDAGISRQWADWVIGINLTSVATLKFQKGSGKALNIGRVLLPTLKIIYDRDKEIENFVPEDYFKLATTFKTKDGNEYEGTYVEDEKDKFKNKETLVFIQQALSNQTATILDKKVERKKEYPPYLFNLSNLQGFITSKYKGWTSDKVLKVAQSLYEKKYITYPRTASVVLEESLVDKAAKVLNNLKKGLPYENEITFAKKKRFFNNSKVESHSAITPTYLLPKSLSGDEEIVYHAIKNRFIMQFMPIAEHEETNIITKVNHDEIKGLFTSKGKVQLIEGWKKIEKIESKDTILPLVNINEIVSIVDHKLTSHVTKPPKHHTEKTLLRVMETCGKGKGKEDEDSEEMMAAILSGYSIGTPATRAETIKKLKDVGYITTQNKSLICTVLGRKLVETFPVKELFDLEFTGRLKKTLFDIEKQNLNKESFLNLIFDFTTDAVKTIKNKKDIIINEVSNEKKTIEVLGKCPLCGHGIIEGQKGFGCSNWKNGCKFVIWKNDKYLASMKKKPTKTMVKSLLKNGVVLVKGLTSKKGNKFDAYLRYEKNSDNEYFSWKLEFLEKQEVKKRN; translated from the coding sequence ATGGTTAGTGTCATTATTTCAGAAAAACCATCCGTCGCAAAAAACATTGCGGATGCGTTAAATATAAAGAATAGAAAAGATGGATATTTTGAAGGAAAAGACTATATTGTTACTTGGGCTTTTGGACATTTATTACAACTTTATGATGTGAAGGATTACGATGAGGGAATGGCAAAGTGGAGAATGGAAAATTTCCCTTTTATCCCTTCCCATTTTCGCTATAAAATAAAAAGTGACCCTCGTCATAAAGAAAAAGAAGATCTTGGTGCTAAAAAGCAGTTGAAAATCATATATCACTTGATCAATCGAAATGATGTAGATTCAGTGATATCAGCTTGTGATTATGATCGTGAAGGACAAGTTATTGGGGATACGATTATTTATAATCTAAAAACAAAAAAACAAGTTTATCGCTTATTATTGAACGAATGGACGCCAGATGAAGTGTTAAAAGGACTCCAAAACTTAAAACCAAATACGGAAATGAGACCTCTTCTAGACGCTGGTATTAGCCGTCAGTGGGCTGATTGGGTAATTGGAATTAATTTAACTTCTGTGGCAACCTTGAAGTTTCAGAAGGGTTCTGGAAAGGCACTGAACATTGGAAGAGTGCTACTTCCAACGCTAAAAATTATTTATGATCGAGATAAGGAAATTGAAAACTTTGTACCTGAAGATTATTTTAAATTAGCTACCACATTTAAAACAAAAGATGGTAATGAGTACGAAGGGACATATGTGGAAGATGAAAAAGATAAATTTAAGAATAAGGAAACTTTGGTATTCATCCAACAAGCTCTAAGTAATCAAACAGCCACAATCTTAGACAAAAAAGTTGAACGAAAAAAAGAATATCCTCCATATTTATTTAACTTGTCGAACTTACAAGGTTTTATAACGAGTAAATATAAAGGCTGGACTTCTGACAAAGTCCTGAAAGTGGCTCAATCTCTTTATGAAAAGAAATATATTACGTATCCACGTACTGCTAGTGTAGTATTGGAAGAAAGTTTAGTAGATAAAGCAGCTAAGGTACTCAATAATCTGAAAAAAGGACTGCCATATGAAAATGAAATTACATTTGCAAAAAAGAAACGTTTTTTTAATAATTCAAAAGTAGAAAGTCACAGTGCAATAACTCCGACATATTTACTTCCAAAATCATTATCGGGGGATGAAGAAATTGTTTATCATGCTATTAAAAATCGCTTTATTATGCAGTTTATGCCTATTGCTGAGCATGAAGAAACTAATATTATCACCAAAGTTAATCATGATGAAATAAAAGGTCTGTTTACATCAAAAGGGAAAGTACAGCTCATTGAGGGATGGAAAAAGATTGAGAAAATCGAATCAAAGGATACTATTCTACCTTTAGTTAATATAAATGAGATTGTGAGTATTGTAGACCACAAATTGACTTCTCATGTGACCAAACCACCAAAGCACCATACAGAAAAAACATTATTAAGAGTAATGGAAACATGCGGCAAGGGTAAAGGCAAAGAGGATGAAGACAGTGAAGAAATGATGGCTGCTATTTTAAGTGGTTATAGCATTGGTACTCCAGCTACGAGAGCTGAAACAATAAAAAAGTTAAAAGATGTCGGCTATATTACTACTCAAAATAAAAGTTTAATTTGTACGGTACTGGGAAGAAAGTTAGTTGAAACATTTCCGGTAAAAGAATTATTTGATTTAGAATTTACCGGTAGATTGAAAAAAACATTGTTTGATATTGAAAAGCAAAACCTTAATAAAGAAAGTTTCTTGAACTTAATTTTTGATTTTACAACAGATGCTGTTAAAACAATTAAAAATAAAAAAGACATTATTATTAATGAAGTATCAAATGAAAAGAAAACCATTGAGGTTCTTGGAAAGTGTCCTCTTTGCGGGCATGGAATTATTGAAGGGCAAAAAGGCTTTGGATGCAGCAACTGGAAAAATGGCTGTAAATTTGTCATTTGGAAAAATGATAAATATTTAGCATCGATGAAAAAGAAACCAACAAAAACAATGGTAAAAAGCCTTTTAAAAAATGGAGTCGTTTTGGTTAAAGGACTAACGAGTAAAAAAGGCAATAAGTTTGATGCATATTTACGATATGAGAAAAATTCTGATAACGAATATTTTAGTTGGAAGCTGGAGTTTCTTGAAAAGCAAGAAGTAAAAAAAAGAAATTGA